GGATCTCACGGCTAGATATCTCGAATCTTGCTCACGACTTTGACTCTTTTGCCCGCGCAGGTTTGTATCCTACTACTCAGAACTTTGACTTGTTGTACTTCTTAAttagtgggcgtgccggagtggttatcgggcatgatagaaatcatgtgggcccTGCCCGCGCAAGTTTGAATCCTGACGCTCatgacattaatttttttattttcttttcatcatttagtgGGCATGGATATTGCATGACTAGAATGCGCACACGACTAGAAATCTTGAATCTTACTCCTCAGAACTTTGACTTGTTGTACTTTTTAATCAGTGGGCATGTCGGAGttgttatcgggcatgactagaaatcatgtgggctctgcccgcgcaggttcgaatcttCTCACTCAcgacatgaattttttttatcttcttttcatcatttagtgGGCATTGATGAATGGTTGCATGACTAAAAAGCGCAcacgactagaaatctcgaatcttACTGCTCAGAACTTCGACTTGTTGTACTTTTCAATCAGTGGGTGTGTCGGAGTTGTTTTCGGgtatgactagaaatcatgtgggctctGCCCGCGtcggttcgaatcctgccgctcacgacatgaatttttttatcttcttttcttcatttagtgggcatgGATACTGCATGACTAGAAAGCGCAcacgactagaaatctcgaatcctacaGATCAGAACTTTGACTTGTTGTACTTTTCAATTAGTGGGCGTGctggagtggttatcgggcatgactagaaatcatgtgggctctGCCCGCGCAGGTCCGAATCCTGACGCTCATGACttggatttttttatcttcttttcatcatttagtgGGCATGGATGAATGGTTGCATGACTAAAAAGCACAcacgactagaaatctcgaatcctactgctcagAACTTCGATTTGTTGTACTTTTTAATCAGCGGgtgtgccggagtggttatcgagcatgactagaaatcatatGGGCTCTGCCCGCGCAGGTCCGAATCCTGACGCTCATGACttggatttttttatcttcttttcatcatttagtgGGCATGGATGAATGGTTGCATGAATAAAATGCaggactagaaatctcgaatcctactaCTCATAACTTCGACTTGATGTATTATTCAATTAGTGGGCGTGTTGGAGTGATTATTGGGCATGACTATAAAATATATGGACTTTGCCCGCGCAGGCTTAAATCTTGTCGCTCATGActtgtattaattttattatcttcttttttcatttagtgTGTATGACTAGAAATGGTTAttgggcatgactagaaatcggGCTCTGCCTGTCCAGGTTCGAATCTTGCCGCTCAAGACTTGGATCTCACGgctagaaatctcgaatcttGCTCATGACTTTAACTTTTTTGCCCGCGCAAGTtcgaatcctactgctcagAACTTCGACTTGTTGTACTTTTCAATaagtgggcgtgccggagtggttatcgggcatgactaaaAATCATGTGGGCTCTGCCCGCGCATGTTTGAATCGTGCCGCTCACgatgtgaattttttttatcttcttttcatcatttagtgggcatggatattgcatgactagaaagcgcacacgactagaaatctcgaatcctactaTTTAGAACTTCGACTTGTTGCACTTTTCAATCAGTGGGTGTGCTGGAGTGGTTATCgagcatgactagaaatcatgtgggctctGCCCGTGCAGGTTCGAATTTCGCCGCTCAtgaattggatttttttatcttcttttcatcatttagtgGGCATGGCTGAATGGTTGCATGAATAAAAAGCACGATTAGAAATCTTGAATCCTACTACTCACAACTTCGACTTGATGTATTATTCAATTAGTGGGTGTGGTGGAGTaattatcgggcatgactattAAATATACGGACTTTGCCTGCGTAGGTTCAAATCTTGTCGCTCATGACTTGTAtgaattttatcttcttttttcatttagtgTGCATGACTAGAAATGGTTAACGGGCATttctagaaatcatgtggacTCTGCCCCAGCAGTTTTGAATATGCCGCTCAcgacttttttttgttgtttttatcttcttttcatcatttagtAGGCATGACTGAATGGTTGCATGACTAGAAAGCTCTCACCACTAGAACTATGGAATCCTGCTCACGACTTCGACTTGATGTATTGGAAATCTCAAATCCTACTGCTCACGACTTCGACTTATTGTGCTTTCAATCAGTGGGTTTGCcagagtggttatcgggcatgactagaaatcatgtgggctctGCCTGCGCAAGTTCAAATCCTGCCTCTCAGgacttgtattattttttatcttcttttcatttagtgggcatgactagaaatggttttcgggcatgactagaaatcttGAATCTTACTACTCATGACTTCGACTTATTATGCTTTTCAATTAGTGGGcatgccggagtggttatcagGCATGACTTTAAATCATGTTGGCTTTGCTGGCGTAGGTTCAAATCATGTTGCTTAAtacttgtattatttttatcttgcCGGAGTTGTTATTGGGCATGACTTGAAATGATGTGGGTTCTGCCCGCATAGGTTCGAATCCTTCCGCTCATgacttgtattatttttttattttcttttcatttaatgggcatgactagaaatcttGAATCCTAGCTCACGATTTCGAATTACTATACTTTTCAATTAGTGGGCGTGCCgaagtggttatcgggcatgactagaaatcatgtgggctttgcccgcaCAAGTTTGAACACCCTACCACTCACGACTTGTATTCTTTTTAgcttcttttcatttagtgTGCGTGGCAGAATTGTTATCGGGCATTattagaaatctcgaatcaTGACTTCGACTTTTTGTGGTTTTCATTCAGTGGGCTGCCTCTCACgtcttgtaatttttttagcttcttttcatttagtgGTCATGATAGAACGGTTATCGGAAATGACTAGAAATCTTCAATCCTACTACTCATGAGTTTGACTTGTTGTACTTTTCGTTGTACTTTTCATTCGCTAGAGTGTTTAttgggcatgactagaaatagCTTTGTTCGGGCATGTTATTTTGACTAGTTGTACTTTTCATTTAGTGGGGGTGTTGGAGTGGCTTTCAGGTAgaactagaaatcatgtgggctctACTTGTGCAAGTTTGAATCCTTTCACTCCCGACTTgtagtttttttagtttcttttcatttagtgggcatgactagaaatctcgaGTCCTACTACTCACGACTTCGACTTGTTGTACTTTTCATTCATTGGGCATGTTAGAGttgttatcgggcatgactagaaatcatgtgggctttgcccgcgcaTGTTCGAATCTTCGAATCGTGCCGCTCATgacttatatatatttttagcttCTTTTAATGAGCGGACGTGACGGAATGGTTATCGCGCATGATTAGAAATCTCAAGTCCTACTGCTCATGACTTCGACTTGTTGTGCTTTTCATTCCGTGCGCATGATTAGAAATCTTGtcattacattaaaaataaaattattttttagtttgttttcaTTCTTGAAAGTGTTTcaaagtattatttttttagcttattttcattctttgagCGTGCCGAATAGGTTATAAGTAAtctattttacattaaaaataaaattatttttttaactttttttcaattagTGAGCATTTCgaagtattattttttagtttattttaaaaactataattcATTGAGCGTGCCGAattggttatcgggcatgactataAGTTATCCAGCATGACTATAAAAATCATGTAAACTCTGCCCGCACAGGTTTAAATCCTAGCTCACGACTTAAAATCATGTTGGCTCTGCTTGCGTGAGTTGTTTTGCACCCTCCACGTCTAAAGGGAACCCCATTCGAAGTGAGTCCCCGAAGAGCCCCAGCCTCATacgtaaaataaaaatttctacAAAAATATTCCATACTATAATCGTCAATTATGTAATACTCATAAGGTAACTGCCCGACACAAAACCATTAACATGAACTAATCGaatacatatttttctttagcCAAAACTCTATCCTTTTGTAATTGAAAATACCAACAAATTGAAGCTTCATAGATCCAAGCCaactaaaagttaaaatcATGGGTCAACAATCTCTgaaaattctaatattttgtttgaggaTGTTTGAgcaaatatggaagaaaaaatgacATAAATTTAATAGAACAGAGAATGAATGAGTTTGAGAAAGAATCTCAGTGTGAGGATTGCTTTCAACTTTTATTCTACCATGGCAGATGCAAAAGCTTTGATCTCATCAATGGAGGAATCAGCAAATAAAGTAAACTCTTCATGTAAAGTGGCTTTTATTCTCTAAGCAAAGAAGGCTGAAAAGGGGAGCAATCTGATTCCGCAACCCCACCAAATAGCTTAAGATGAAGATTCTAGTTTTTTCACAAACTTCTTGGCCTGTAATACAACAAATGATTCATTTGATAAGATCTCAATGGATTTTCAATGTCTTTTCCTCATTTTTGGTTCTGTTCTTGAGTAGAACACgaacaagaacaaaccaaGAACGAGAAcgaaaataagaacaagagTTTGGTTATGTTTGAGGTTTCTGATTTTCAAAAACTGGGCTACTATTGAAAACTGAGAAATATGTTTATACTCTTAAGAAATTCTTAGAGACTAACAATCTGACATCTAGAGTGTCGAGCGGAAAGGAAGTACCTGTTCTAGAGTTAGGAACATGATAACGTTCCATGATCCTAGCCTTCCGAAATTCGGGATAAAGCCCTTGTAAAACGCCAGAGGTCCCTGCAAAATGTAATTCCCAGATGGTATTACGATATGCAAATCCCATGGTAAAAGACAGATATTGGGATGATAAGAAACTGTTAAAGAAACACTAGAAGAGTATGAAAACATACATCATTTCTTAAAGTCTTGATGAAACAATCAAGTGTGCTTTTGTAAGTTGGATCCCCCATCATTCTTGACTTCACCTGCCAAAAAAAGGTATATGACAACGTGCGAATGACtccgaatctccacaatggtatgatattgtccactttgagcataagctctcatggctttacttctggtttccccaaaatgtctcgtaccaatggagatatattccttacttgtAAATCCATAATCTAAATCcagatcaaccccttaatttgtcaatgtgggactcctctctcaacaatcctcctctcgaacaaagtacatcatagagcctctcctaaggcctatggagccctcgaacagcttccccttaatcgaggctcgactcctctctagagctctcgaacaaagtacaccttttgttcgacacttgagtcacttttgactacaccttcgaaaCACACTTCTTTGTTAGACATTTGAGGATtatattgacatgactaagttaatagcatggctctgatacaatattagaaatcacaaacctccacaatggtatgatattgtccactttgaacataagctctcatgactttgcttttggtttctccaaaaagcctcataccaatgtattccttacttataaacccatgatcaacctcttaattagccgacATGAGACTTCTCTCCCAACATGCTTTTCAGTTACCATGAACCAGCATTACTATATACATTCAAAAGAGTGTGACACCTAAAAGTTATAAAATGAAGACACCAAGAAAAAGGGGACATGGCATGGATATAGAGAGATTACCACGTCGACCGGGGAGCCAATACAGACAGCGAAAAACCCTGCTCCAAGACCAGAAAGCAGATGAGTCAAAACATTATCTGTGAAACCtggaattttcaaaattgtctGCAGAAAAACATAGAGTAAGATAAGAAtcagcaaaaaaaaaagaccccAAGATTAGTTCTACAAAGATAAATTTCCAACGATTTTACCTGTTTCACTTGATCGTAGCTGGCTAGTTCTGCGGCATTTATAATAGCATTTCTTGCAATATTCGGTCCAATGCCAGTCCATAGAGCTCCAACtccttcctatatgttatatACAAATCGTAAAATGGAAATGATAATACATTTTCCTTGATCCTGAGGTTAAATAGCTAACCTGTCTAACAATGGTAGAATAAGCATTCAATGCCCCAGAATAGCGCCTAGGCACGCCAGGAGGTAACTTTCCTTCTGCTTGAAGTCTAACTTTCACAAGATCAGTTGGATTTGCTACTGTGATCCCTATAGCACCTGTTGACGAAGGACGAAAGGAAAATgagttcattttattttagcaCACAAGCAGTAGAGGGGTTTGTCGGAAGAGGAATGCTATCGAGTACAAGCATATTGTGTCGTGAAAGAGTGCAGTGTGTGGCTCGATTAAGAATTTGCCAATCCTTTTCCTTCATACATGTTGTATTTGCcgatattgttattattttctacTTGGAGAAACTCCTGATCTTCAAAAATTCTCCACCATCCTCAACAAGAAATACATGCATTAACGCTACAAACAAATGCATGAACTATTACATGTGCAATCATGGATTCAAGAACAAACACTACGTGCAGCACAAAGTCAAATCCATGCTCACCAGTTGTCAGTGCAGCAAGAATCTTCTTAGTCAAAGGAACATCACCAACAAAGTCACTGCCCACGTAAAAGTTCTTAACCTATGATGTAAAATCAATATACAAGTTTGTGTTAGATATGAGCTAAAAAGACAGAACAGTAGGCATAGAGCCTGGACTTCAAAAACTTACAGGCTCATACAACCCAATCCTTAAGCCTCCAAACACGCATTGACGATGCAATCCAGGAACAATTCCTTTCCACAGGGATGCCATACCTTCCTCTCTGGCTATGGTTCCAACCGTACCCAGCATACCCCTATATTTCGGTAAGACATCGCCGACAACCGCCTTCTTTTGTAGCTGAAGCCTAACCTTGGCAGTGTCTAAAGGAATAGTACATATCTGCATCAATATCAAAAGCAATCCAATTTTAGCCAAACAATCATCTCAGATCATTGAATATCTCAATAGTTTCTTGAGTGCATGACTTAAACAGAACAATctggttttcaattttagtcATCTGTTCTCAATTATTAAGCTTATAATATCTACTTGTAGCATCTTACTTTTCAAAaacacttttgaaattttagctAAATAGttagaaaatcaaaacttCAAGGCATCGTAAATAACGAAAAATCAGTTCTAAATTCTAATGATGACCGAGATCACTCAAACCAGAAGTCAAACTCCGACCGCATGTAAGATCAAACCCTGTTTAAAGCAAAATTGACCGATCAAGTATCGTTTGATCGAGCCAATCCCAATGCATGGTTAACCAGAGTTGAAAATAATCAAGAAGCAGATCAAATCAGCAAATTATCTCACAAATCCACACTCGAAATTTGAATTCGACAACTAAAAAATCCACAAAACACTAACACTTCTTCCCCAAATTCCAAACACGAACGGAAACTAAATTTCAAGAACGAACTGCTTAGAAACACGATTGTCAAAAGGGTTTAAGAAGATGCGATGCAGTGCAGTGTATTCTGTATATATACAGTGAGAAATCAGGAGATAACCTCCGCGAAACAAGCAGCGAAAGCACTACTGGCAAACGTGCCGGCGAATGAGATATCAGATTTGCCCTTCGAATCGGCAACCATAGCTTAACCGGAGACTGAACCGGCGAGAAGGAGATGAAATGGGGAATTTGAAACAAACCTAGAAAGCGAAAtggaataagaagaagaatacTGATCGTGATCGTTGAGGGATCTAGGGAAAAGCAAAACGAGAAAGAAATAGCGTGTTGGCGGCGTTTTCTCGGGGTTCGTTCTCCTGCGCCAGCCGCGCCACTCCGGCAATCActgtatttgtatttgataataaaagtttcaaattatttaattccaatttaattttgaaattttttttaataattttaattacatgtatactaatttaattttgattaaattataaatattcatatttattatttaataaaaaaaatatttatattatttttttactttaaaatttacatGACTATTACTTGAAACGACATAGAACCAGAGGTTTgtcaatattaaatttaaaataatattttgaattttgaaagaatatggtATTAAAACAAACAGTATGGTTTCAGGTTGATTTTTGTAATAACggtgtttgaaattttaaatctagcattaacatttttagtttttataaaaataaaaaaaataaaaaattaatttatttaccaaacataatttaaacatttaacaTCGAATTTTCTTACCTatcaaacataaatttaaagtaCGAAAACTTAAAAACTCTTTTAAATGCAAGAAACTATTTGACACCTAATTGAAggtttatattttgtataataataatttgattttttttatttttattttttaacctataaatattacttttatttactaGTTTCATCCTAAGTTATTTACATTTTGATCgtgcttttttttaaattaaagtcaaattttaatatacgaagaaaattaaaaaacccaTAAAGTTCAacaaaccattaaaaaaattaaaagaaaaatgaagaaaatgatttttttctttttaagaaaaaaaaNtttttttttaggaattttAGTAAAactagttttaatttttttataaaaaaaaaaatactcaatcaCAATCTAACATAGAATATctctaattttagaaaaatgatagagatttattatttataaattttcattgcTAAAATGACATtcagtttaaaatattttaaaatgaaattaacactaattcataattataatttattgttgGACCATATTCAAAATGTGGTTGAATTGATAAAGTTTCATTAAAGGCGAGACTTTTAGGCTCTTTATGAATTAACAGACCAACTAACAAATTAGAAGATGCCACGTGGAGTCCATATATTGACTCTCCAAGCCCAGTTGAAGATGACGTGGTGTGGCGTGTTTGATTGGAAGCGACACGTCGAGTCAAAGTCCAACTTCCACGTCCTGTTGGTTTCGATTGGATTGACACGTCATCTTTTTTGTGGgtcaatttaagtttttttttttcatttttttttatttataaattaaaaacttaaaatattggaTGGATACGAGACTTACTATTtctgtatttaaaaaaaaatagatattttaaaaataaatatattatgtatttttGTCGTGCACAAAATTTTGAGGCATCGAAAGATCGAGAGTGACTCAAAGAACTATGCAATGcatgaagaataaaataatagaaaacaGGAAAGCGATTATAAAATTTCACGCAAATTTATAACTTTACAAGCCATGTGTGCAAAGTCAGAGTGCGATCAGAATGTGCATTTACATATGCCAAGTTCATGAAATGGGGAACGAGATCAGGATACATGacatgtattaaatgtcaaCTATATGTATTGTTGACATGTATGTAGTCTAGACAAATGTCTCGAGTTGACAATTTCTCTGTGTCTTCCGAACTTCACAGACTAGAAGAAGAAATGTAGAAACGAATGAGTATAAATATACCTTGTAAGCAACTTACTTGTAGGCTTTTATTGTATCCATGTCCTAGAAGGGAAGCACCGACTTACTCTAGGTTCTAGAATTTCAATACTCTTAGTACATAGACATGAGCAGAAGACTTAGCCTTTGCAATACGACATCTAAGAATGAGATGCTACCCCATATAATTTTGTACCAGGTGAGGGACAACATGGTAAGTGCTAGCCTGCTCGTGTCATTCATGGTGGAGTTACCTGAAGAACTTGTCTCATATGTCATGAAGTCGCCCAAGGTTGTAGGGCACTACCCCCTAGTACAAGCCAGCTCAACTGGTTACCCACGTGATCAACGCCCTCCCATAGGATGGACCCTCTGTGTAGGATAATCACTGACTAACCATGTGATCAACGTCCTACCATAGAATGGATCCACCATGTAGAGTAATCGAGCTACCAATGAGTAACACGAACCTAACGAACGTCACACCTAGCTCGATGGTATTGTACTTGGGTGGGAAGGGAAGTGGAAGCTCCTCGAACTCTATACCAGCTACTGTCGACCTagaaatctttttttttcttcgagaGATACCGATATGGCCCAAGTCTCAAGTGTGGTTTGGCAATCTTAATATGGACTCAAGACTCCCATTTCATAACTCCCGACTCCCCGAGTTTGTTGTGGTCAAGAGCTGTAGGGTCTCACTCTAATCATTTCTCACCATTCCACCGAGCTCAGAAATTTGGA
This sequence is a window from Cucurbita pepo subsp. pepo cultivar mu-cu-16 chromosome LG19, ASM280686v2, whole genome shotgun sequence. Protein-coding genes within it:
- the LOC111780987 gene encoding mitochondrial uncoupling protein 1-like — translated: MVADSKGKSDISFAGTFASSAFAACFAEICTIPLDTAKVRLQLQKKAVVGDVLPKYRGMLGTVGTIAREEGMASLWKGIVPGLHRQCVFGGLRIGLYEPVKNFYVGSDFVGDVPLTKKILAALTTGAIGITVANPTDLVKVRLQAEGKLPPGVPRRYSGALNAYSTIVRQEGVGALWTGIGPNIARNAIINAAELASYDQVKQTILKIPGFTDNVLTHLLSGLGAGFFAVCIGSPVDVVKSRMMGDPTYKSTLDCFIKTLRNDGPLAFYKGFIPNFGRLGSWNVIMFLTLEQAKKFVKKLESSS